accgaAATACCTTGTGTTCGGCACATTGTAAGTTGAAGGGGTTAATGAACTTCGCAATGATCTAGTAACTTTATCTTTAAGTTTAGTATCCAAGgccaagacgtgttcctttctcgatTGTAATCGTTCAAGTGCAAAAATCAGCAACGCATTCGACATAACCACCACAACAACTATTCTACTCGTTTGATCGAGTTCGGTTGCGAGTTGGCACACTCGCATTTACAAAAAGGACATAGTAAGCGATGTAATTTTTAGAATCGACaggttgatatatatataattctaagaccacaaaaaatgaagaaagaatcacattCATATTCATTGTTCCCCTTGCAAGTACAAATTCAAAACAGTGGATATGGATAGTTACGACATGCTGCAGACGCAATTCTATATTGGAATATTCCAGATGTTTCTTCTTACCGAAAGAAACAAGACCAAAGGAAGCAATAACAAAgtgcaaggaaaaaaaaaaaaacaaaaaaaggaaagaaaagaaactacGTATCTAGTACCTACCTCGAAATTATTGGTTAACAAGAATGATTTGATTCTTGATCTTGTTCGTCAATATTCAGTACTAATGGCAGATGGGTACATTCAACACATCACCCAATTGCATTTTGACACCTTAAAATTTATGAGGCACTTTGGTCATTAAAAGTTGGTGTACACATATTTCTcgttaagccacttagtactattgTCTTATATTCACAtttaagtgagagatcttatatGTATGTATTCAAAAGTAAGAGGTCGGGCAAGTTTGAAGCTAATTTATTTTTCCAACTTTTTTagtaaatatattttatatatatgtttgtgtgATCATTTTATTGCTTTAGCGATGTAATTGTCAATAATTGTATGAATATTGATTGATTGGGAATAAGTTCTTTTTGATATTGATGACAATCATGGCCACTTAACTAGTTGAAGATACAAATGGATAGCATGCATTGCATGCCACGCAATTCTCATATTAATACAAGCAATTGTGACTTGTGAGGTTAAAAATAAAGTGTCCTAAGAGAGGGAATTGGTTCCCCCACGTTATGCAATCTTTCTTGGaagtaaagggagagaaaaatatattaaattactAAGTAGTCATAATTTTTATATTCTGTTACGAAATTCTAAAGTTTATATTAAGTGCATGATTTCTCTAGGAATTAATCCCTCCTAATAAATCCTTTCTTACATAGGCTAAAATATTCTTAGCATATCCAAGCTTAAAATAGTAATTAATTCCATGAAAAATTAGTATTCGGTCCTTTGTTACTaatgttctttgattgaaactttattagttttcagattttgatcaaggtccctagcattaatgcaataatgaatttaaatgtcagttacataatttttaaaataaaaattaataattgatttaggattttaatactcacacctttattaaactcctaaataattttcaattcaaatcatttccaaaaaaaaaaaaaattagaataagttcgtacctcttaattttttttttataaaaaggtttccaattttttaatcttatatgtacccattcatgtaatttttcaatttgttaatcttaaaatgtacccattcttaaatatataccaatttgttgtagtaaaatgtacccttttttttatataaaatctattcaattttttttctaatccatttttaaacttatatgggtacattctttttcttgatttgagaatgtatccatgtcaagtttaatcaaagaaattaactaatgttattaagcctaatatctattattttttgtgtggttttgaagaatgtacccatattttggtacaataatttttttgttaattttgatgaatgtacccatgtttacatacatacatacatacatatatatacatatatgtatatatatatatatatgtacacacacacacacaatatattggagagtataatttatattttaataattttaatccacaaattatgggtttttttatttatttaaaatctcattaatgcAAACAACTATAaagttcaatttttaatttaaaaaatatagtaacctacatagaaatacattatcacattaatttcagggacttcaattaaaaattgaaaaccaacaatgtttcaattaaataatattaatagttaaggaccgcatccaaagtgtcccttaaTTCCATAACCGTCGAAAATTAAGCTCCCCCACTATTCAACTTTGGTTAgctagaaaataaaaatatggccACTTAATATTATGGTTTAAGATATTTTTCTGAATAACGAGTTCGATACCAATTCATTCCAACAACCCTTAATGTAATATAtcgtcaaatttttattttatttttattttagaaaaagaaagtgATACTGGGTGAGGAGGGTTCGAGTAATAATGAACCTACAGTACAAAAGTGAACAATCATTCAAACCACTTGAGCTACATTCCCATTACATAAATTTGAGAACTTAAAACTCGTAGATGAGTTAATAACAAGTAGGAATTCATATTCCCATTCTTGCAAGCAGTATCCAAATTTTAATTATCAATTCTTGCATATGGAATTATTTATCCAAAAATTgtaaagtgtttttcctttaattttccacTTTTCTCTTTTAGGCACATCCATTATTGGCACATCCATTATTTTAACAAGAGGATGACAAAAAGATATAATATAAAGTGAAAATTCGTATATATTCTCATTTGAGAAGAGCTATTTACTTGTTCTTTATGTCTGCCGTTTCTCCTCTTGACTCGGTGATTCTCGTAAAACCACCATCATCCCACCATCCCAAAGCATATAATTCTCTCCAATAGCTTGAACCACAAGCTAACACGAGTCTTAATTTGCACATAAATAATCACTTAAATACCCTCCCTTTATATATTGCCCCGAagtgttattttttttactacTAGAAGCCACAAAATTAAGCTTAGCTCGATCGCAATCCAAAGCCATGAAATACAATGAGATATCTCACTTCAGCCACCCCCAACACAAGCTCAAGTTTGAGTACTCAGAAATCCCGTTCAAGTGTGATGGTTGCAAGGAGGTCGGCATAGGCTCGCGCTACAAGTGCGCGACGTGTGACTTCGACCTCCATATGCACTGTGCCATACCTACCCCTTCCATCTTCCACCCTTTCTATACCAAGTGCTCCTTCCAGTTCCTCTCGAGGTCACCCGGGGATAACCCTCGCTTTTGCAATGCGTGTGAGAAGGATATAACCGGATTCGTGTACCATTGCAAGTCATGTGGGTTCGACCTTCACCCATGTTGCGCAAAGCTTCCCATGGTGCTGGACGACGGGGAGGTCAAGCTCTATCTGTATCGAAAAGTGAGTAGCTCTTGCCATAGGTGCGGGCGTAAAGGACGGAGTTGGAGCTATAGGTCAAAATGCAAGAAATATAATTTGCATGTGGCGTGTGTGAAGGAAATGCTTGTGGAAACTTGGCATGAGTTTTTGGGGTCGCATGGGAATAAAAGTACTAGCAGTAGAAAATTGGAGATGACTAGAATTCCTAGTCTTAAGAATACACTTCAGAATCATCACCGTAGGAGCAAAGGTAAGGTGAAGAAGTGTTGTGAGATGGCTGGATTGGCTGTGCAATTTGTCATATCAGCAGTGTTAGGCGATCCAACGACTCTGATCGCTGGGGTTATTGGGAATTTCATGTCACGAGCTTGATGTGTGGTTGATGATGGGGCATTTGGCTTCTAGTGTTATATGAAGGTTGAAACTGTTGTAGTGTCAATAAATTAATTACCAAACAGCCAAGGGCGAAATCTGTAAATAGCCCtactttgtattttattttaataaaacttGTAATTTACAGATGATGAGGTGCTT
This genomic interval from Malus domestica chromosome 05, GDT2T_hap1 contains the following:
- the LOC103444922 gene encoding uncharacterized protein, producing MKYNEISHFSHPQHKLKFEYSEIPFKCDGCKEVGIGSRYKCATCDFDLHMHCAIPTPSIFHPFYTKCSFQFLSRSPGDNPRFCNACEKDITGFVYHCKSCGFDLHPCCAKLPMVLDDGEVKLYLYRKVSSSCHRCGRKGRSWSYRSKCKKYNLHVACVKEMLVETWHEFLGSHGNKSTSSRKLEMTRIPSLKNTLQNHHRRSKGKVKKCCEMAGLAVQFVISAVLGDPTTLIAGVIGNFMSRA